CCACCCACGGAGTGAACTGCACCGGCTCCTGCTCCTTCGACGTGTTCGTCAAGGACGGGTTGATCGTCTGGGAGGCGCAACGAACCGATTACCCCACCCCCCACCCGGATTTCCCCGATTACGAACCCCGAGGCTGCCCGCGCGGGACCTCCGCCTCCTGGTATGTGTACAGCCCCTCCAGGGTGAAGTACCCATACGTCCGCTCGGCGCTTCTCACGGCCTGGCGCGAGGCCAAGGCCAATCATTCCGACCCTGTGGAGGCCTGGGCCAGCATCGCCGACAACCCCGACAGGTCGAGGCCCTACAAGAAGGCCCGGGGAAAGGGAGGACTGGTGCGCTTCTCCTGGGAGGAAGCCGCCGAACTGGTGGCCGCCTCCCTGGTGCACACCATCAAGACCCGTGGTCCAGACCGCATCTTCGGCTTCACCCCAATACCGGCCATGTCCATGGTGAGCTACGCTTCAGGATCTCGCTTTCTGTCACTCATCGGGGCCAGCATGCTGAGCTTCTACGATTGGTATTGCGACCTACCCCCGGCCTCGCCCCAGATTTGGGGCGACCAGACCGACGTGCCCGAGAGCGCGGACTGGTACAACGCCGGGTACATCCTCGTCTGGGGCTCCAACCTGCCTCAGACCCGCACCCCGGACGTACATTTCTTCACGGAGTCCCGCTACAGGGGGGCCCGCGTGGCGGCGGTGTCCCCGGACTACTCCGAATACGCCAAGTTCGCCGACCACTGGTTGGCGGCTCGGGCCGGGACCGACGGCGCCCTGGCCATGGCCATGGTCCACGTAGTGCTCAAGGAATTCTACCTGGATCGCCAGGTCCCCTACTTTCAGAACTATGCTCGACGCTTCACGGACCTGCCCTTCCTGGTCCTGTTGGAAAAGGAGAGTGAAAACCTCAGCGCAAGGCGGTTTCTGCGAGCCTCGGACATCGGGCGCTCTGGCAACAATCCGGAGTGGAAAACCGTGGTCTTCGACAGTAGCCGCAAGGGACCCGCGGTGCCCCGGGGGAGCATCGGCTGTCGCTGGGGCGAGGAAGGGGCCTGGAACCTCGAGATGCGTGACTGCCAGGACGGACAGGAGATCGATCCATGCCTCACCCTGGCCGGAAATCCACAAGCACACTGGGTTGAGGCTTCCTTCCCGATTTTCGGGATCGAGGGCCCGGCGATGCGCCCGGGTCTGGTCCCAGCCCTCGGGCTTCGTTTTGAAGGCAAGGAACTCCTGGTGGCCACTGTCTTCGATCTTTTCGCGGCCAGCCTCGGCCTGGATCGGGGCAAAAGCGGTCGGGCCGCCAAGGATTACGACGATCCCGAAGCCTGTACCCCGGCCTGGCAGGAAGGCATAACCGGAGTGCCCAGGCAGGACGTCATCCGGGTGGCCCGGGACTTCGCCCGCAACGCGGAGGCAACGGGCGGAAAATCCCTGATCTGCATGGGGTCCGGGATCAACCACTGGTTCAACAACGACGCCACCTATCGGACCATCATCAGTTTGGCCATGCTCTGCGGTTGCGAGGGGGTCAACGGTGGCGGTTGGGCCCACTACGTGGGGCAGGAGAAGGTCCGTCCCCTGGCCGGTTGGGCCACACTGGCCTTCGGCCTGGACTGGAGCACCCCCCCCAGGCACCAGAACGGCACCTCCTTCTTCTATTTCGCCACGGACGCCTGGCGCTACGACCCAATGAACACACAGTCGATGTGCCCGCCGGACGGCAAGGGGGTGATCCCCCTTCATCCAGCCGACTGCAACGCTGTGGCAGCCCGGCTCGGATGGTTGCCGTCCTACCCGCAATTCGGCGAGAATCCGCTGGAGGTCTGCCGAGAGGCCGAAGCGAATGGGGCGGCAACGGACCAAGCCATCGTCGACCGCGTTGCCGAGCGATTGCGCTCGGGCGACCTGACCATGGCCGCTGAAAATCCTGGCAATCCGGACAACCATCCGCGCGTGCTTTTCTTCTGGCGGGGCAACGTGCTCGGTTCGAGCGGCAAGGGGCACGAATACTTCCTGAAACACCTCCTGGGCGCGGACAACGCCGTGCTCCAGGACGAGTCCGAGGTCCGGCCGTGCGAATTCCCTTGTTACCCCGCGGATCCCGACGGGAAGCTCGACCTGCTGGTCACCTCGGAAATCCGCATGAACACCAGCACGCTGTATTCGGACGTGATCCTGCCTGCCTCCCACTGGTATGAGATGCACGATCTGTCCTCCACGGACATGCACCCCTTCGTGCACCCCTTCACTCCGGCGATGGACCCCCCCTGGGAGGCCCGGACCAACTGGGACCAGTTCAAGGCCATAGCCGAGGCCTTCACCCCCATGGCCGAGAAGCATCTGGGTGTCCGCAAGGACCTGGTGGCCTCACCGCTAGTCCACGACACCCCGGACGAACTCGCCCAGCCTATGGGTCAGGTGCGCGACTGGCGCAAGGGGGAAACCGAGGCCATCCCGGGCAAGACCATGCCCAAGTTCAAGGTGGTCGAGCGGGACTACGGGGCGATTCTCAAGAAGTATGGCTCGCTCGGCCCTGAGATCAGGGGCGAGGCCGGTATAAGGATCAAGGGCCTCGCCTGGAGCGCGGCCAAGGAGCACGACCAGCTCAAGGAGCGTCTGGGCACGGTGGCCGAGGCGGGCGTGAGCCACGGCCTGCCCCGGATCGACACCGGTCGTGACGCCTGCGAGGTCATCCTGACCCTCTCCCCGGAAACCAACGGCGCGGTGGGGGTGCGTTCCTGGAAATCCTTGGAGAAAAAGACCGGGCTTTCGCTCTCAGACCTCTCCGAGGAGAAGCAGGGGCATTTCATCACCTTCGAGGCCATCACTGCGAGGCCCGGCAAGGTCATGACCAGCCCCGTCTGGAGCGGCATCGAGACCGGGGGGCGCACCTACTCGCCCTTCGTCCAGAGCATCGAACGGCTCATCCCCTTCCGAACCCTTTCCGGACGCCAGCACTTCTTTGTGGACCACGCCTGGATGCTTGCCCTTGGGGAGGGCCTGCCCGTGTACAAGCCTCCCCTGGACATGGAAAACCTAGGCACCTTGACCGGCAAGCGCATCCCACGCACCGGGCGGGAGCTCGTGCTCAATTATCTCACGCCCCACAGCAAGTGGTCCATACACTCCATCTATTCCGACACGATGCATATGACCACCATGTCGCGCGGCGGCAAGGCTGTCTGGCTCAACAACGAGGATGCGGCACAGGCGAGCATAGCCGACAACGACTGGGTGGAGTGCTACAACGCGAGCGGGGTCTTCATGGGGCGGGCTGCGGTCAGCCACCGCATCCCACGGGGCAAGGCGATCGTGTACCATGCCAAGGAGCGTTTCCTGCAGACTCCCTTTTCCAACGTGTCAGGCAAACGCGGCGGCACGCACAACAGCGTGACTCGCATTCATATGAAGCCCACCCAGATGATCGGCGGGTACGCACAGCTGAGTTACGGATTCAACTACTACGGACCAACCGGTGCCCAACGCGACGAAATGGTGTTGGTGAGAAAGGCGGGGGAGGTGCATTTCGATGAAGATTAAAGCCCAGATAGGTATGGTCCTCAATCTTGACAAATGCCTAGGCTGCCACACATGTAGCCTTCCCTGCAAGAACGTTTGGACCACAGCGCCAGGCACCGAATACATGTGGTACAACAACGTTGAGACCAAGCCGGGCATTGGCTACCCCAAGGAATGGGAGAATCAGGAGCGCTGGAAGGGCGGCTGGAAACTCAGGCGCGGTCATCTCTCCCTGGCTGCCGGAAACCGGGCTTTCAAGTTGGCCGCCATATTCGCCAACCCCGATCTGCCGCTCCTCGACGACTATTACGAGCCCTGGACCTACGATTACCAGAACCTGGCCGCGAGCCCACCCACCCGACACCAGCCCATCGCCAGAGCGCTTTCCGTGGTGACCGGCAAGCCCATCGACCCAGGGTGGGGGCCGACCTGGGAGGACGACTTGGCCGGTGTCCCCGTAACCGGGCTCAAGGACGTCAACTTTCGATCCATGGAGGCCAAGGCCTTCCTGGATTTCCAGAACGTGTTCATGCTCCATGTCCCCAGGTTGTGCGAACACTGCATGAACCCCGCCTGCCTGGCCTCCTGCCCGTCCGGGGCCATCTACAAGCGCGACGAGGACGGAATCGTGCTCATCAACCAGGAGAAGTGCCGAGGCTGGCGCTACTGCGTGTCCGGCTGCCCCTACAAGAAGAGCTACTTCAACTGGAAGACCTCCCGCTCCGAAAAGTGCATCTTCTGCTATCCCCGCATCGAGGCCGGGCTGCCTACCCTGTGCGCACATTCTTGCGTGGGGCGCATCCGCTACATCGGGGTAGTGCTCTACGACGCGGACAAGGTGCGCGAGGCAGCCGAGACACCGCGCGAGACGGACATCTACGAGGCCCAGCTTTCCCTGTTCCTGGACGCGAACGACCCGGCAGTGGCAAGGCAGGCACGACTCGACGGCATCCCCGACGCGGTGGTCGAGGCCGCCAGCCGCTCGCCGGTCCACTCCCTGGCCGTGAAGTGGCGTTTGGCTCTGCCTCTTCACCCGGAGTTCCGCACTCTGCCCATGGTTTGGTACGTCCCGCCGCTGTCCCCCCTGACCGGCGGCGACCTGGAGGACGGCATGGTGCTGGACTCCATGCGCATCCCTGTGCGCTACCTGGCCAACATGCTGACCGCCGGGAATGAAGGGCCGGTGCGCCAGGCCCTGTGCCGTCTGCTTGCACTGCGCCGCTTCATGCGCGCCAAGCGGGTTGAGAATAAACAGGCCCATGAGCCACTGGAGGAAGCAGGGCTTGCGCCGGAAACGGCCGAGGCCATGTACAGACTGCTGGCTGTTGCCCGGCTTAAGGATCGGTTTGTGATCCCCACTACCCGGCGAGAATTCGCTGAGGACGTCCAGGCACTCAAAGCCTCGGCGGGCTTTCCTGGAGGCCGGACATGAACCCGGAGCTTGCCCAAAGAGCGGCCATGGGGGGGCAGAACACAGTCTTGCCGATGCTCGACAGCCAAACGCGGCTGCTGGTTCGCTGCGCCTCGGCGCTCCTGCGCTACCCGGACGACGACTTGCGAGGCGCTGTCCGCAATATCCGGGCGCTGCTCAGCGAGATGGCCTCCGGAATGGTTCCGGTTCTGGAACGCATCCTGGACCACATGGAGGAGACCCCGATGCACCGCCTCCAGCAGGACTACGCCCGCACCTTCGACTTGGACACACAGGCAAGCCTGCACCTATCCTGGCACCGTTACGGGGACGACCCGAAACGGGGCCGGGCCCTGGCCGGTCTCATGGAACTCTACCGGGATGCGGGGTACGAGGTTCTGCCGGGTGAATTGCCCGACTTCCTTCCCTTGGTCCTGGAGTTCCTTTCGGAGTGTCCGGACTGGGCCGCCCATTGCCTCATGGATGGTTTCGGATGCCAGATGCGCAACGTGGCCGCGCATTTGGAGAAGACGCAAAGCCCCTATGCCCCCGTGCTCGGGGCCGCTCTCGACGCCTTGAGGGTGAAGGAGGAAACATGAGCTTCCTGAGCCAGTTATTTTTCGTTCTGTTTCCGTACATCTGTCTGGCCGTAATGATCGCGGGACATTTCTACCGCTACTTCTTCAACCCGGGCGGCTGGAACGCCCGGTCCAGCGAGATATTCGAAAACAGGAGACTGAAAATCGGTTCGCTCCTGTTCCACTATGGCATCATATTGGCTTTCTTCGGCCACTTCTTCGGCCTGCTCACGCCGGATGCACTCGTCTCGGGCCTGGGAATCCCTGACGAGGTGCACATGGCCTTCGCCAAGCACACGGGCAGGGCGTTCCTGATCCTGGTCCTGGCCGGACTGCCCATCCTCATCCACAGAAGGCTCAAGGACCCCCGGGTGGCCGCCACCTCCCGGCCCGCAGACATACTGGTCCTGTTGCTCATCCTGGCTTCCGCGTTGCTGGCAGCCATCCAGCTTTTCATCCTTCAGCACAACGTGCTCGAAACCGTCGCTCCCTGGATACGCAGCATCGTGATCTTCAATCCGCAGCCCGAACTCATGGACAAGGCTCCCTTCATTCTCAAGCTCCATGTGGTCATCGGCTTCATCATCTTCGCGCTGTACCCGTTTACGAGGTTGGTGCACATCGCCAGTGTCCCCGTGGTCTACCTGACGCGTCCATTCATCATTTTCAGGAGACGTGATGATTGCAGCTCCTGAAGGGTTTCGGCAAAGGGGCATGGCGATGCTGGCAGGGATGTCCCCGGCCAATTTCGCCATGGTCATGTCCACGGGGATCGTGTCCGTGGCTCTGGAACTGCTCGGACACCAGACCCCGGCCCGGTTTCTCTTCCGGCTGAACATCCTCCTGTACGTCCTGCTGTGGATGCTCTATCTGCTGCGCCCGGTCTTTTCTCCGGGCACCTTCCGAGCCGACCTTTCCGACCATGCTCGGGGGCCCGGATATCTAACCGCCATCGCAGCCACCTGCATCCTGGGAACCCAGTTCGTCCTGTTCGATCAGGCTTTTGCCATCGCGCTCGGGCTTCTGGGCCTGGGGTTGCTCTTGTGGATGGTGATTCTGCCGGGACTTTTCGTGGCCCTGGCCGTCAGGTCCGAGAAACCCAAGCTGGCCCAAGGCATCAACGGAACGTGGCTGGTGGCGGTGGTGGGCACCCAGGCCGTGGCCACCCTGACCTGCACGCTTTCCGGCCAGGCGCCATCCCCCGACGTCTTGAGTCAAGAGGTGGCCTTCCTGTTCTCGCTGTGCCTGTTTTGCGTCGGGGGGATGCTCTACATGCTGCTCATGCCCCTGATCGTTTGCCGGCTGCTCTTCTCGCCGGTTGCACCGGCCGACCTGCAGCCGTCCTACTGGATCAACGCCGGAGCGGCGGCCATCAGCACCCTGGCCGGAGCTTTGCTGGCGACCAGGGCAGGGGAATCACACTTGCTGTCCTCGGTCCTCCCCTTCGTAAAGGGGGCAACCGTGTTCTTTTGGGCCACGGCCTCCAGTTGGCTCCCCCTGCTCTTCATCCTGGGGTTCTGGCGACACTTCATTCGCCGCCACCCGTTCGAGTACTCGCCACACTATTGGGGACTGGTGTTCCCAATGGGAATGTACACGGCCTGCACCGTAAGGCTGTCACAAACGCTGGGCCTGGATTTCCTCATGGCCGTACCCCGCGGTTTCCTCTTCGCCGCCATCACGGCATGGCTTCTGACGTTTGTCGGGATGATCCGACGCACCGGTTCTTTGTTGATGCGCGCCCAGAGGAAAAAGTGATACAATTGGGGTGATGCTCTCAGGCGTCGAGTCTGAGGCTTTGGCCCAGCCCCCCCTGCTTCCCGAGTTGGGCGAGCGGGCAACCCGTTCATTGACGTGCAGGACAAGGTGAATGCCAAGTGGGGGAAAGGTCACTCGGAGGGCACCCACAGGGGCGGGAAAGTCGTCAAGTCACAGCCGAGCGTTGCGGATTCAAGCTGGGGATCGGAGTGTAGCCGAGGCAGAAAGGGGAGTAATCTGCTCCAGTAAAAAAGAGGCAGCCTCGCATTTTAGGGGCATTTTTAGGGGCATTGAAGAAAATAGGATTTATTTAATTCAACTAATACACATATTTATTTGCTTAATAATAGGCCCCCCTCTGCACCAAATCACGATCCAGGGTGGTCCAAGGAAGTCCACAAGCCCTGATAAATACTGGGAAGCCGGGCTCGAGAGAGTCCGGCTTCGTCTATTTTGATCCATTGACATCCAGCATTTCGGGGGAGCAGGGAATATGGGGGCGGAGCTCTTGGGAGCCTTGAAGTCCGGCGCGAAGACCATCCCGATTCACCGGGAGGGGCGCGGAGTGGCAAAAGCGAAGGGTAACTTCGCCGTGAGGCGCGCCGTCCTGTTTAACGAGGTAAAGAAGTCAAAGGCCACTCGAAGCAATTCAATATGAATACCTACCCAGGAGATAATCCATGTCCATGAGTCTTACCATGCGGAAGCTTGTTCTGGCCCTGGTCATTCTGACCCTGAGCGGCACGCTGCTCTA
The window above is part of the Fundidesulfovibrio terrae genome. Proteins encoded here:
- a CDS encoding nitrate reductase subunit alpha, with the translated sequence MNEEKYLSLRYLRRRADEVRDIWQGVTLSETKQGRRCWEDYYRRRWQHDKTVRSTHGVNCTGSCSFDVFVKDGLIVWEAQRTDYPTPHPDFPDYEPRGCPRGTSASWYVYSPSRVKYPYVRSALLTAWREAKANHSDPVEAWASIADNPDRSRPYKKARGKGGLVRFSWEEAAELVAASLVHTIKTRGPDRIFGFTPIPAMSMVSYASGSRFLSLIGASMLSFYDWYCDLPPASPQIWGDQTDVPESADWYNAGYILVWGSNLPQTRTPDVHFFTESRYRGARVAAVSPDYSEYAKFADHWLAARAGTDGALAMAMVHVVLKEFYLDRQVPYFQNYARRFTDLPFLVLLEKESENLSARRFLRASDIGRSGNNPEWKTVVFDSSRKGPAVPRGSIGCRWGEEGAWNLEMRDCQDGQEIDPCLTLAGNPQAHWVEASFPIFGIEGPAMRPGLVPALGLRFEGKELLVATVFDLFAASLGLDRGKSGRAAKDYDDPEACTPAWQEGITGVPRQDVIRVARDFARNAEATGGKSLICMGSGINHWFNNDATYRTIISLAMLCGCEGVNGGGWAHYVGQEKVRPLAGWATLAFGLDWSTPPRHQNGTSFFYFATDAWRYDPMNTQSMCPPDGKGVIPLHPADCNAVAARLGWLPSYPQFGENPLEVCREAEANGAATDQAIVDRVAERLRSGDLTMAAENPGNPDNHPRVLFFWRGNVLGSSGKGHEYFLKHLLGADNAVLQDESEVRPCEFPCYPADPDGKLDLLVTSEIRMNTSTLYSDVILPASHWYEMHDLSSTDMHPFVHPFTPAMDPPWEARTNWDQFKAIAEAFTPMAEKHLGVRKDLVASPLVHDTPDELAQPMGQVRDWRKGETEAIPGKTMPKFKVVERDYGAILKKYGSLGPEIRGEAGIRIKGLAWSAAKEHDQLKERLGTVAEAGVSHGLPRIDTGRDACEVILTLSPETNGAVGVRSWKSLEKKTGLSLSDLSEEKQGHFITFEAITARPGKVMTSPVWSGIETGGRTYSPFVQSIERLIPFRTLSGRQHFFVDHAWMLALGEGLPVYKPPLDMENLGTLTGKRIPRTGRELVLNYLTPHSKWSIHSIYSDTMHMTTMSRGGKAVWLNNEDAAQASIADNDWVECYNASGVFMGRAAVSHRIPRGKAIVYHAKERFLQTPFSNVSGKRGGTHNSVTRIHMKPTQMIGGYAQLSYGFNYYGPTGAQRDEMVLVRKAGEVHFDED
- the narH gene encoding nitrate reductase subunit beta; the encoded protein is MVLNLDKCLGCHTCSLPCKNVWTTAPGTEYMWYNNVETKPGIGYPKEWENQERWKGGWKLRRGHLSLAAGNRAFKLAAIFANPDLPLLDDYYEPWTYDYQNLAASPPTRHQPIARALSVVTGKPIDPGWGPTWEDDLAGVPVTGLKDVNFRSMEAKAFLDFQNVFMLHVPRLCEHCMNPACLASCPSGAIYKRDEDGIVLINQEKCRGWRYCVSGCPYKKSYFNWKTSRSEKCIFCYPRIEAGLPTLCAHSCVGRIRYIGVVLYDADKVREAAETPRETDIYEAQLSLFLDANDPAVARQARLDGIPDAVVEAASRSPVHSLAVKWRLALPLHPEFRTLPMVWYVPPLSPLTGGDLEDGMVLDSMRIPVRYLANMLTAGNEGPVRQALCRLLALRRFMRAKRVENKQAHEPLEEAGLAPETAEAMYRLLAVARLKDRFVIPTTRREFAEDVQALKASAGFPGGRT
- the narJ gene encoding nitrate reductase molybdenum cofactor assembly chaperone, whose product is MNPELAQRAAMGGQNTVLPMLDSQTRLLVRCASALLRYPDDDLRGAVRNIRALLSEMASGMVPVLERILDHMEETPMHRLQQDYARTFDLDTQASLHLSWHRYGDDPKRGRALAGLMELYRDAGYEVLPGELPDFLPLVLEFLSECPDWAAHCLMDGFGCQMRNVAAHLEKTQSPYAPVLGAALDALRVKEET
- the narI gene encoding respiratory nitrate reductase subunit gamma, producing MSFLSQLFFVLFPYICLAVMIAGHFYRYFFNPGGWNARSSEIFENRRLKIGSLLFHYGIILAFFGHFFGLLTPDALVSGLGIPDEVHMAFAKHTGRAFLILVLAGLPILIHRRLKDPRVAATSRPADILVLLLILASALLAAIQLFILQHNVLETVAPWIRSIVIFNPQPELMDKAPFILKLHVVIGFIIFALYPFTRLVHIASVPVVYLTRPFIIFRRRDDCSS
- a CDS encoding tellurite resistance/C4-dicarboxylate transporter family protein; protein product: MAMLAGMSPANFAMVMSTGIVSVALELLGHQTPARFLFRLNILLYVLLWMLYLLRPVFSPGTFRADLSDHARGPGYLTAIAATCILGTQFVLFDQAFAIALGLLGLGLLLWMVILPGLFVALAVRSEKPKLAQGINGTWLVAVVGTQAVATLTCTLSGQAPSPDVLSQEVAFLFSLCLFCVGGMLYMLLMPLIVCRLLFSPVAPADLQPSYWINAGAAAISTLAGALLATRAGESHLLSSVLPFVKGATVFFWATASSWLPLLFILGFWRHFIRRHPFEYSPHYWGLVFPMGMYTACTVRLSQTLGLDFLMAVPRGFLFAAITAWLLTFVGMIRRTGSLLMRAQRKK